One genomic region from Streptomyces sp. NBC_01304 encodes:
- a CDS encoding dienelactone hydrolase family protein: MADHDLTGFERSTFAHGGTTRRILSKGKGPAVIVMAEIPGITPKVLEFAERVAAIGCTAVLPVLFGEPGYDPDPKTHGWVRSARYGASTALKVCVSREFTLLARGRTSPVVGWLRALAAAEHKRCGGPGVGAVGMCLTGGFALAMATDDRLLAPVLSQPSLPLAVTGSRACGIDISADDLAVVKDRCARDGLRVLGMRFRGDRLVPGDRFAFLRKELGEAFTAVELDDADANPDGLIRPHSVLTEHLIDEPGQPTRAALDQVLDLFRTRLLEASRA; this comes from the coding sequence ATGGCGGATCACGATCTGACGGGCTTCGAGCGGAGCACCTTCGCCCACGGCGGGACCACCCGCAGAATCCTGAGCAAAGGCAAAGGGCCCGCCGTCATCGTGATGGCGGAGATCCCGGGCATCACGCCCAAGGTCCTCGAGTTCGCCGAGCGGGTGGCCGCGATCGGCTGCACGGCGGTGCTGCCCGTGCTGTTCGGCGAACCCGGCTACGACCCCGACCCCAAGACCCACGGCTGGGTCAGGAGCGCGCGCTACGGGGCGTCCACCGCCTTGAAGGTGTGCGTGAGCCGCGAGTTCACCCTGCTCGCCAGGGGCCGCACCTCACCCGTCGTCGGCTGGCTGCGCGCGCTCGCGGCCGCCGAGCACAAGCGCTGCGGCGGCCCCGGCGTCGGCGCCGTGGGCATGTGCCTGACCGGCGGCTTCGCCCTGGCCATGGCCACCGACGACCGGCTGCTCGCGCCGGTCCTCTCCCAGCCGTCACTGCCGCTGGCCGTCACCGGCTCCCGCGCCTGCGGCATCGACATCTCCGCCGACGACCTCGCGGTGGTCAAGGACCGCTGCGCACGCGATGGCCTGCGCGTGCTCGGGATGCGCTTCCGCGGCGACCGCCTCGTCCCCGGCGACCGCTTCGCCTTCCTGCGCAAGGAGCTCGGCGAGGCGTTCACCGCCGTCGAACTGGACGACGCCGACGCCAACCCCGACGGCCTGATCCGACCACACTCCGTGCTCACCGAGCACCTCATCGACGAGCCCGGCCAACCGACCCGGGCAGCCCTCGACCAGGTGCTCGACCTGTTCAGGACCCGGCTCCTGGAGGCATCCCGGGCCTGA
- a CDS encoding glyceraldehyde-3-phosphate dehydrogenase, whose amino-acid sequence MTVNDDSFTNWKHREEIAESMIPVIGKLHRERDVTVLLHSRSLVNKSVVSILKTHRFARQIAGEELSVTDTLPFLEALTTLDLGPSQIDIGMLAATYKSDDRGLTVEAFTAEAVAGATGANKIECREGRDVVLYGFGRIGRLVARLLIEKAGSGNGLRLRAVVVRKGGEQDIVKRASLLRRDSIHGQFQGTITVDEANSTIVANGNEIKVIYANDPSEIDYTAYGIKDAILIDNTGKWRDREGLSQHLRPGVDKVVLTAPGKGDVPNIVHGVNHDMIKPDEQILSCASCTTNAIVPPLKAMADEYGVVSGHVETVHSFTNDQNLLDNYHKADRRGRSAPLNMVITETGAASAVAKALPDLEATITGSSIRVPVPDVSIAILNLRLGREADRDEVLEYLREVSLTSPLKRQIDFTTAPDAVSSDFIGSRHASIIDAGPTRVDGDNAILYLWYDNEFGYSCQVIRVVQHVSGVEYPTYPVPVV is encoded by the coding sequence GTGACTGTCAACGACGACTCGTTCACCAACTGGAAGCACCGCGAAGAGATCGCGGAATCCATGATCCCCGTCATCGGGAAGCTGCACCGTGAGCGGGACGTCACGGTCCTGCTGCACAGCCGCTCCTTGGTGAACAAGTCGGTGGTCAGCATTCTCAAGACCCACCGATTCGCCCGTCAGATAGCCGGTGAGGAACTCTCCGTCACCGACACCCTGCCGTTCCTTGAGGCCCTCACGACGCTCGATCTCGGCCCCTCGCAGATCGACATCGGCATGCTCGCCGCGACGTACAAGAGCGACGACCGCGGCCTGACGGTGGAGGCGTTCACCGCCGAGGCCGTCGCCGGTGCCACGGGTGCGAACAAGATCGAGTGCCGTGAGGGGCGCGACGTCGTCCTCTACGGCTTCGGCCGCATCGGCCGCCTCGTCGCCCGCCTGCTCATCGAGAAGGCCGGCTCCGGCAACGGGCTGCGGCTGCGCGCCGTGGTCGTCCGCAAGGGCGGCGAGCAGGACATCGTGAAGCGCGCCTCGCTGCTGCGCCGCGACTCGATCCACGGGCAGTTCCAGGGCACGATCACGGTCGACGAGGCGAACAGCACGATCGTCGCCAACGGCAACGAGATCAAGGTGATCTACGCCAACGACCCGTCGGAGATCGACTACACGGCGTACGGCATCAAGGACGCCATCCTCATCGACAACACCGGCAAGTGGCGCGACCGCGAGGGCCTGTCCCAGCACCTGCGCCCCGGTGTCGACAAGGTCGTCCTGACCGCCCCGGGCAAGGGCGACGTCCCGAACATCGTGCACGGCGTCAACCACGACATGATCAAGCCGGACGAGCAGATCCTGTCCTGCGCCTCCTGCACCACCAACGCGATCGTCCCGCCGCTGAAGGCGATGGCGGACGAGTACGGCGTGGTGAGCGGCCACGTGGAGACTGTCCACTCGTTCACCAACGACCAGAACCTGCTGGACAATTACCACAAGGCCGACCGCCGCGGCCGCTCCGCGCCGCTCAACATGGTCATCACCGAGACCGGCGCCGCCTCCGCCGTGGCCAAGGCGCTGCCCGACCTCGAGGCGACGATCACCGGCAGCTCGATCCGCGTCCCCGTGCCAGACGTCTCGATCGCGATCCTCAACCTGCGACTCGGCCGCGAGGCCGACCGCGACGAGGTCCTCGAATACCTCCGCGAGGTGTCGCTGACCTCGCCGCTCAAGCGCCAGATCGACTTCACCACCGCCCCGGACGCGGTCTCCAGCGACTTCATCGGCTCGCGCCACGCCTCGATCATCGACGCGGGCCCGACCCGGGTCGACGGCGACAACGCGATCCTCTACCTCTGGTACGACAACGAGTTCGGCTACTCCTGCCAGGTCATCCGGGTCGTGCAGCACGTCTCCGGGGTGGAGTACCCGACGTACCCGGTCCCGGTCGTCTGA
- a CDS encoding flavin monoamine oxidase family protein, whose translation MTTITGTPSPFDEHFRFPADLAEARPGASGRVAVVGGGISGLACAHELARRGLDVTVYERAARPGGRIRTHRFWDGTHGELGAMRLPANHHTTLHYVRRFGLATRPFVNANPDAYLHLHGRRVRARDAGTLPGLFGLTGSEDRDPRLLLEELLHHVWSGLRPEQHKAVLAGEVGDPELEALMSTSLWQYAGSRLTPAAWDLVGQVSGLAHYEHAALLEVLVDYFGLFHVAQVELTDGMDALVSAFVRALPPRTLRLSSRVEAVHADQDGVRIQGRDISGPLDERYDWAVCALPAPALDQIRFEPGLPAAQRQAVRGINYASSSKTLLHLDRRVWELDDAIHGGGSFTDLPIQQCWYPSDNARPTDGGWSAADPARSHEPAVLTGAYLWEGNARRLATLPEADRTRLVLDSLEQLHPGIADIVHWNWDEQPGIGGGAFAYLAPGQHARYLGALGAPHPVDRPRVFFAGEQLSVAHAWIQGALESALIAVRAVLEQAGSHTAAR comes from the coding sequence ATGACAACGATCACTGGTACGCCCAGCCCGTTCGACGAGCACTTCCGTTTCCCCGCGGACCTCGCCGAGGCACGGCCGGGCGCCTCCGGGCGCGTCGCTGTCGTCGGCGGTGGCATCTCCGGGCTCGCCTGCGCCCATGAACTGGCCCGAAGAGGGCTCGATGTGACGGTGTACGAGAGAGCGGCCCGACCAGGCGGCCGCATCCGCACACATCGCTTCTGGGACGGCACCCACGGCGAGCTCGGCGCGATGCGGCTGCCCGCGAACCATCACACCACCCTCCACTACGTACGCCGCTTCGGCCTCGCCACCCGCCCCTTCGTCAACGCCAACCCGGACGCGTACCTCCATCTGCACGGCCGCAGGGTACGGGCCCGCGACGCCGGTACCCTGCCCGGCCTGTTCGGGCTGACCGGCTCCGAGGACCGCGATCCCCGGCTGCTCCTGGAGGAGTTGCTGCACCACGTGTGGTCCGGGCTGCGGCCCGAACAGCACAAGGCCGTCCTCGCCGGGGAGGTCGGCGACCCCGAGCTCGAAGCGCTGATGTCCACATCGCTGTGGCAGTACGCGGGCAGCCGTCTCACCCCGGCGGCCTGGGACCTGGTCGGCCAGGTCAGCGGCCTCGCCCACTACGAACATGCCGCGCTGCTCGAAGTGCTGGTCGACTACTTCGGCCTCTTCCACGTCGCCCAGGTCGAACTGACCGACGGCATGGACGCGTTGGTCTCCGCCTTCGTCCGCGCCCTGCCGCCGCGCACCCTGAGACTCTCCAGCCGCGTCGAGGCCGTGCACGCCGATCAGGACGGCGTACGCATCCAGGGCCGCGACATTTCCGGACCGCTGGACGAGCGTTACGACTGGGCCGTGTGCGCGCTGCCCGCGCCCGCCCTGGACCAGATCCGCTTCGAGCCGGGGCTGCCCGCCGCCCAGCGGCAGGCCGTGCGCGGCATCAACTACGCGAGCAGCAGCAAGACCCTGCTGCACCTGGACCGCAGGGTGTGGGAGCTGGACGACGCCATCCACGGCGGCGGCAGCTTCACCGACCTGCCGATCCAGCAGTGCTGGTACCCGTCCGACAACGCCCGCCCCACCGACGGAGGTTGGAGCGCGGCCGACCCCGCACGCTCCCACGAGCCGGCCGTGCTCACCGGCGCGTACCTGTGGGAGGGCAACGCCCGCCGCCTCGCCACCCTGCCCGAGGCCGACCGCACCCGCCTCGTCCTGGACTCCCTGGAGCAACTGCACCCGGGCATCGCCGACATCGTCCACTGGAACTGGGACGAGCAACCCGGCATCGGCGGCGGCGCGTTCGCCTACCTCGCACCCGGCCAGCACGCCCGCTATCTGGGTGCCCTCGGCGCACCCCACCCGGTGGACCGGCCACGGGTGTTCTTCGCGGGAGAGCAGCTGTCGGTGGCGCACGCCTGGATCCAAGGGGCCCTGGAATCGGCGCTCATCGCGGTACGCGCGGTCCTGGAGCAGGCGGGTTCGCACACCGCTGCCCGCTGA
- a CDS encoding GlcG/HbpS family heme-binding protein: protein MSITLEQANRIVQAGLAFAREEKLESLTLAVLDTGGTLVALAREDGSGLLRPDIAVAKAWGVLGLGINNREIGRRAEAAPAFFASVTALAGGRILSVPGGVFIRDADGRLLGAVGATGDSSDNDERAAVAGILAAGLTAETGAEES from the coding sequence ATGAGCATCACCCTGGAGCAGGCCAACCGCATCGTGCAGGCCGGTCTCGCCTTCGCACGCGAGGAGAAGCTGGAGTCGCTGACCCTGGCCGTCCTCGACACCGGCGGCACCCTGGTCGCCCTGGCGCGCGAGGACGGCTCCGGGCTCCTGCGCCCGGACATCGCCGTCGCGAAGGCCTGGGGCGTCCTCGGCCTCGGCATCAACAACCGGGAGATCGGCCGGCGCGCGGAGGCCGCCCCCGCCTTCTTCGCCTCCGTCACCGCCCTCGCCGGCGGCCGGATCCTCTCGGTTCCGGGCGGAGTCTTCATACGCGACGCCGACGGCCGCCTGCTCGGTGCGGTCGGCGCCACGGGTGATTCGTCCGACAACGACGAGCGCGCGGCCGTCGCCGGAATCCTGGCGGCGGGCCTCACCGCCGAGACGGGGGCGGAGGAGTCCTGA
- a CDS encoding GNAT family N-acetyltransferase: MPFAISPTIPAGSLSSSTQPALLSPDGALRLRPWRAEDTEVLLRAYRDPTIRRWHVRHVLTQDEATRWIADYARFWQQETAVQWVITDAADDEALGRMALRTMNLQDGVAECAYWVLPAARGRGVAPRALAALTEWAVGTAGFHRLELVHSVHNEASCRVAVKSGFALEGTRRESHLHADGWHDTHLHGYVAGRAGELSA; encoded by the coding sequence ATGCCCTTCGCGATCTCGCCCACCATCCCGGCCGGGAGCCTTTCGTCGTCGACCCAGCCCGCTCTCCTCTCCCCCGACGGCGCCTTGCGGCTGCGGCCGTGGCGTGCGGAGGACACCGAGGTTCTGCTGCGGGCCTACCGGGACCCGACCATCCGCCGCTGGCACGTACGCCACGTCCTCACTCAGGACGAGGCCACCCGGTGGATCGCCGACTACGCCCGGTTCTGGCAGCAGGAGACGGCCGTGCAGTGGGTCATCACCGACGCTGCCGACGACGAGGCGCTCGGCCGGATGGCGCTGCGGACCATGAACCTCCAGGACGGCGTCGCCGAGTGCGCCTACTGGGTCCTGCCGGCCGCGCGGGGCCGCGGTGTCGCGCCGCGCGCCCTGGCCGCCCTGACGGAGTGGGCCGTGGGCACGGCCGGGTTCCACCGGCTCGAACTCGTGCACTCGGTGCACAACGAGGCCTCTTGCCGGGTGGCCGTCAAGAGCGGCTTCGCCCTCGAAGGCACCCGGCGCGAGTCACATCTGCATGCGGACGGGTGGCACGACACCCATCTGCACGGGTACGTCGCGGGGCGTGCCGGAGAGCTGTCCGCATGA
- a CDS encoding DoxX family protein: MSLSSRSPVLLAGLLAGSAVAHFTVPKVFDATIPRALPGAPRTWTYASGVVELALAAGVALPRTRRAAAKATTAFFVGVFPANVQMAVDWRHRPTPLKAAAMGRLPLQVPLVLWARSVARTTEGRS; encoded by the coding sequence GTGTCGCTGTCGTCCCGTTCCCCCGTGCTGCTCGCCGGCCTGCTGGCCGGCAGCGCGGTCGCGCACTTCACCGTTCCGAAGGTGTTCGACGCCACGATTCCGCGGGCCCTGCCCGGTGCGCCCCGGACCTGGACGTACGCGAGCGGCGTGGTCGAGCTGGCGCTGGCCGCCGGTGTCGCGCTGCCGCGTACGCGCCGGGCCGCCGCGAAGGCGACGACGGCGTTCTTCGTGGGCGTCTTCCCCGCCAACGTACAGATGGCGGTGGACTGGCGGCACCGCCCGACTCCCCTCAAGGCGGCGGCGATGGGGCGGCTCCCGCTCCAGGTGCCGCTGGTGCTGTGGGCCCGGAGCGTGGCGCGCACGACGGAGGGCCGGTCATGA
- a CDS encoding peroxiredoxin has product MTKVVAVGDKVEDFTLPDETGTERRLSDLLASGPVVLFFYPAALTPGCTAEACHFRDLAGEFGAVGATTVGISGDPVERQQEFTERHSLGFPLLADPEGVVRGRFGVARGFSLAPTKRVTAVIGQDRTVLHVTRSELRMSAHADQALEAVRAYKK; this is encoded by the coding sequence ATGACGAAGGTCGTCGCCGTGGGCGACAAGGTCGAGGACTTCACGCTGCCGGACGAGACGGGAACCGAGCGGCGGTTGTCCGACCTGCTCGCGAGCGGACCGGTCGTGCTGTTCTTCTACCCGGCCGCGCTCACCCCGGGCTGCACCGCCGAGGCCTGCCACTTCCGTGATCTGGCAGGGGAGTTCGGCGCCGTGGGGGCCACCACGGTCGGCATCAGCGGTGACCCGGTGGAGCGGCAGCAGGAGTTCACCGAGCGGCACAGCCTCGGCTTCCCGCTCCTCGCCGACCCCGAGGGCGTGGTGCGCGGGCGGTTCGGAGTGGCCCGCGGATTCTCGCTGGCACCGACGAAACGCGTCACCGCCGTCATCGGCCAGGACCGCACCGTCCTGCACGTGACACGCAGCGAGCTCAGGATGAGCGCGCATGCCGACCAGGCTCTGGAGGCGGTACGCGCGTACAAGAAGTAG
- a CDS encoding alpha/beta fold hydrolase: MTQQAADGTGTATHRLVPTPAGRIHLVEQGVGPLVLLVHGFPESWYSWRHQLPVLAAAGYRAVAVDIRGYGRSSKPGDLAAYRMLELVEDNVAVVHALGERSAVVVGHDWGANIAANSALVRPDVFTAVGLLSVPYAPRGGPRPSEIFAGMGGEEEFYVSYFQQPGRAEAEIEPDVRGWLAGFYAALSAETMPQPDAPDPHFVSRGGTLRDRFPGRALPGWLGERELDFYAGEFERSGLTGALNRYRNMDRDWADLAAFDGAPLTQPSLFVGGALDASTTWLADAIKAYPETLPGLVSSHILDGCGHWIQQEHPAEVNRLLTDWLAALPGTAPSRP, encoded by the coding sequence ATGACGCAGCAGGCCGCGGACGGCACCGGCACTGCCACCCACCGCCTTGTCCCCACACCCGCCGGCCGGATCCACCTGGTGGAACAGGGCGTCGGGCCGCTGGTCCTGCTCGTGCACGGATTCCCGGAATCCTGGTACTCCTGGCGCCACCAGCTGCCGGTCCTTGCCGCCGCCGGGTACCGCGCGGTCGCCGTCGACATCCGCGGCTACGGCCGCTCCTCCAAACCCGGTGACCTGGCCGCGTACCGGATGCTCGAACTGGTCGAGGACAACGTCGCCGTGGTGCACGCCCTCGGCGAGCGGTCGGCAGTGGTCGTCGGCCACGACTGGGGCGCGAATATCGCCGCGAACTCCGCTCTGGTCAGGCCCGATGTCTTCACCGCGGTGGGACTGCTGAGCGTTCCCTACGCCCCGCGCGGCGGACCTCGGCCGAGTGAGATCTTCGCGGGGATGGGCGGTGAGGAGGAGTTCTACGTCTCCTACTTCCAGCAGCCCGGACGGGCCGAGGCGGAGATCGAGCCCGATGTGCGCGGCTGGCTCGCGGGCTTCTACGCCGCCCTGTCCGCCGAGACCATGCCGCAGCCCGACGCCCCCGACCCGCATTTCGTCAGCCGGGGCGGGACGTTGCGCGACCGCTTCCCCGGCAGGGCGCTGCCCGGCTGGCTCGGGGAGCGTGAACTCGACTTCTATGCGGGCGAGTTCGAGCGCAGCGGCCTGACCGGGGCCCTCAACCGCTACCGGAACATGGACCGGGACTGGGCGGACCTCGCCGCCTTCGACGGCGCACCGCTCACCCAGCCGTCCCTGTTCGTCGGGGGCGCCCTCGATGCCTCCACCACCTGGCTGGCCGATGCGATCAAGGCGTACCCCGAGACCCTGCCCGGCCTGGTCTCCTCGCACATCCTCGACGGCTGCGGCCACTGGATCCAGCAGGAACACCCCGCCGAGGTCAACCGGCTCCTGACCGACTGGCTCGCCGCCCTGCCGGGCACGGCCCCTTCCAGGCCCTGA
- a CDS encoding GDSL-type esterase/lipase family protein, protein MNSPHDPAPDTSATPPATDLTPTPLTADLVRGALELERTEHGLLPHRLPARARAQCADGQLAMAEAQPSGVRLVFRTRATVVELDTLRTKMAYEGAPPRPDGVYDLLVDGRLARRSGVTGGNVLMVDMTTGTAETRPGPVGTVRFTGLPDRVKDVEIWLPHNEITQLVALRTDAPVEPALDTDRKVWLHHGSSISHGSDAESPTTTWPALAASLGGVELINLGFGGSALLDPFTARAMRDTPADVISVKIGINLVNTDLMRLRAFGPAVHGFLDTIREGHPTTPLLVVSPILCPIHEDTPGPSAPDFSALAEGRLKFRAAGDPAERAAGKLTLTVIRDELARLVKQRSADDPNLHHLDGRDLYGEADFAELPLPDQLHPDAATHRRIGERFAAVAFGTEGPLAAHA, encoded by the coding sequence ATGAACTCTCCGCACGACCCCGCCCCGGACACCTCGGCCACACCCCCGGCGACGGACTTGACCCCCACCCCCCTGACCGCCGACCTCGTGCGCGGTGCGCTCGAACTGGAGCGCACCGAGCACGGGCTGCTGCCGCACCGGCTGCCCGCCCGGGCCAGGGCCCAGTGCGCCGACGGGCAGCTGGCGATGGCGGAGGCCCAACCGTCCGGCGTACGCCTGGTGTTCCGTACCCGCGCCACCGTCGTCGAGCTGGACACCCTGCGCACCAAGATGGCCTACGAGGGCGCCCCGCCCCGGCCCGACGGCGTGTACGACCTGCTGGTCGACGGACGCCTCGCCCGGCGCTCCGGCGTGACCGGCGGCAACGTCCTGATGGTGGACATGACCACCGGCACCGCCGAGACCCGGCCGGGCCCGGTCGGCACGGTCCGCTTCACCGGTCTGCCCGACCGGGTCAAGGACGTCGAGATCTGGCTGCCGCACAACGAGATCACCCAACTGGTCGCCCTGCGCACCGACGCGCCCGTCGAGCCGGCGCTGGACACGGACCGCAAGGTGTGGCTGCACCACGGCAGTTCGATCAGCCACGGCTCCGACGCCGAGAGCCCCACCACTACCTGGCCCGCGCTGGCCGCCTCGCTCGGCGGCGTGGAACTGATCAACCTCGGGTTCGGCGGCAGCGCCCTGCTCGATCCGTTCACCGCCCGCGCGATGCGGGACACCCCCGCGGACGTGATCAGCGTCAAGATCGGCATCAACCTCGTCAACACGGACCTGATGCGCCTTCGTGCCTTCGGGCCGGCGGTGCACGGCTTCCTCGACACCATCCGTGAGGGGCACCCCACCACACCGCTGCTCGTCGTCTCGCCCATCCTGTGCCCCATCCACGAGGACACCCCCGGCCCCAGCGCCCCTGACTTCAGCGCCCTCGCCGAGGGCAGGCTCAAGTTCCGGGCCGCCGGCGACCCCGCGGAACGGGCCGCCGGGAAGCTGACGCTCACCGTCATCCGGGACGAGTTGGCTCGCCTCGTGAAGCAGCGCTCGGCCGACGACCCGAACCTGCACCACCTCGACGGCCGCGACCTCTACGGCGAGGCGGACTTCGCCGAACTGCCGCTGCCCGACCAGCTCCACCCGGACGCCGCCACCCACCGACGCATCGGGGAGCGCTTCGCGGCGGTGGCGTTCGGCACCGAAGGGCCGTTGGCCGCTCACGCATGA
- a CDS encoding SDR family oxidoreductase, whose protein sequence is MATSRSHVKGRRVFITGAAGGIGRAVARRAAAQGAVLLLTDIDADGLDATVRSVRAAGGDVAYARAADIASYDDVRAMAGEIHADGGPVDVVMNVAGISAWGTVERLEHRHWRSMVEVDLMGPIHVIESFLPAMVAAGRGGNLVNVSSAAGLIGLPWHAPYSAAKFGLCGISEVLRFDLRRHGIGVTLVCPGAVATPLADTVEIVGVDRNTPTARRLHAAFLKRAAAPEEVAETILEGMRRGRYLVHTSGGIRVLHGLKRLAPPLYVLAMRLANRAADRALGAAARSSQAGVGVR, encoded by the coding sequence ATGGCCACATCCCGAAGCCATGTGAAGGGGCGGCGGGTGTTCATCACCGGCGCGGCCGGTGGGATCGGCCGCGCGGTCGCCCGGCGGGCCGCGGCCCAGGGCGCCGTGCTGCTGCTCACCGACATCGACGCCGACGGCCTGGACGCGACCGTACGTTCCGTGCGGGCGGCCGGCGGTGACGTCGCGTACGCCAGGGCCGCGGACATCGCCTCGTACGACGACGTACGTGCCATGGCCGGCGAGATCCACGCGGACGGCGGGCCGGTCGACGTGGTCATGAACGTCGCCGGGATCTCGGCCTGGGGCACCGTCGAGCGACTTGAGCACCGCCACTGGCGGTCGATGGTGGAGGTCGACCTGATGGGGCCGATCCACGTCATCGAGTCGTTCCTGCCCGCGATGGTCGCCGCGGGCCGCGGTGGCAACCTGGTCAACGTCTCGTCCGCCGCCGGGCTGATCGGCCTGCCCTGGCACGCGCCGTACAGCGCCGCGAAGTTCGGCCTGTGCGGCATCTCCGAGGTGCTCCGCTTCGACCTGCGCCGCCACGGCATCGGCGTGACCCTGGTGTGCCCGGGCGCGGTGGCCACACCGCTCGCCGACACGGTCGAGATCGTCGGCGTGGACCGGAACACCCCCACGGCGCGACGCCTGCACGCGGCCTTCCTCAAACGGGCCGCCGCTCCCGAGGAGGTGGCCGAGACGATCCTGGAAGGCATGCGCCGCGGCCGCTACCTCGTACACACCTCGGGCGGCATCCGCGTACTGCACGGGCTGAAGCGATTGGCGCCGCCGCTGTACGTGCTCGCGATGCGACTTGCGAACCGGGCCGCGGACCGTGCGCTGGGGGCCGCGGCGCGCAGTTCGCAGGCTGGGGTGGGTGTCCGGTGA
- a CDS encoding carboxymuconolactone decarboxylase family protein, which yields MTGASAARSPHGPRIAPGTRDEVGLPVWVFSRLAGLVAGTRPPALFLTLGRHRRLFRGWLRFAGRLMPRGTLPRRETELVILRTAHLRGCAYEFEHHRRLGRRAGVTRGDVERVVAGPGDPGWSPRERALLAATDQLHERQDLDDAGWERLRTHLDENGAIEFLLLVGHYQMLATTITALRLEPDRARGDRRG from the coding sequence GTGACCGGGGCGTCGGCGGCCCGGTCGCCCCATGGGCCGCGTATCGCGCCCGGCACGCGGGATGAAGTCGGGCTGCCCGTATGGGTGTTCAGCCGCCTCGCCGGGCTCGTCGCCGGTACGCGGCCGCCTGCGTTGTTCCTCACGCTCGGCCGCCACCGTCGCCTCTTCCGGGGCTGGCTGCGGTTCGCGGGGCGGCTCATGCCGCGTGGCACCCTGCCGCGGCGCGAGACCGAGCTGGTCATCCTGCGTACCGCCCATCTGCGGGGCTGCGCCTACGAGTTCGAGCATCATCGGCGGCTCGGTCGTCGCGCCGGGGTGACGCGTGGCGATGTCGAGAGGGTCGTCGCCGGGCCCGGCGATCCCGGCTGGAGTCCGCGCGAGCGGGCGCTGCTTGCCGCCACCGATCAGCTGCACGAGCGGCAGGACCTCGACGACGCGGGCTGGGAGCGGCTGCGTACGCACCTGGACGAGAACGGCGCGATCGAATTCCTGCTCCTGGTCGGCCACTACCAGATGCTGGCCACGACGATCACCGCGCTGCGCCTGGAGCCCGATCGCGCACGAGGAGACAGGCGTGGATGA
- a CDS encoding TetR/AcrR family transcriptional regulator, with the protein MDELASLPSGRHGLSREQVVSSQRARMLKATADVMKEHGYAGTSVAEIIRCAGVSRETFYQQFRSKQDCFVQALDAATRQLTELLSVARPPGPGPDRTASDPAETFRRLLRRYLHTLAEQPAVARLFLVEVHAAGPEAMARRGEGQRRFAEAIAEIFPAGAGAGAGAGADPGPGPEDKDKDQDERRFNSEALVAAIAHLVTARLVADDLDGLRALEDPLVRLATRLLS; encoded by the coding sequence GTGGATGAGCTCGCTTCGCTGCCCAGCGGCAGGCATGGCCTCAGCCGCGAACAAGTGGTGTCCTCCCAGCGCGCGCGCATGCTGAAAGCCACCGCGGACGTCATGAAGGAGCATGGGTACGCGGGCACTTCGGTCGCCGAGATCATCCGGTGCGCCGGGGTCTCGCGCGAGACGTTCTACCAGCAGTTCCGGTCCAAGCAGGACTGCTTCGTCCAGGCGCTGGACGCCGCCACCCGGCAGCTGACGGAGTTGCTCTCCGTCGCCCGGCCGCCCGGTCCGGGCCCGGACCGAACGGCCTCCGACCCCGCCGAGACCTTCCGCCGACTCCTGCGCCGGTACCTGCACACCCTCGCCGAACAGCCCGCCGTGGCCCGGCTGTTCCTCGTGGAGGTGCACGCCGCCGGGCCCGAGGCGATGGCCCGCCGGGGGGAGGGGCAACGACGCTTCGCGGAGGCGATCGCGGAGATCTTCCCTGCCGGAGCCGGAGCCGGAGCCGGAGCCGGAGCAGACCCCGGCCCGGGCCCCGAAGACAAAGACAAGGACCAGGACGAGCGGCGCTTCAACTCCGAGGCCCTGGTCGCGGCGATCGCGCATCTGGTCACCGCCCGCCTGGTCGCCGACGACCTGGACGGCCTGCGCGCCCTGGAGGACCCGCTCGTCCGCCTCGCCACACGCCTGTTGTCCTGA